From a region of the Synechococcus sp. PCC 7335 genome:
- the hypE gene encoding hydrogenase expression/formation protein HypE: MTDHSAPDLTPKIACPIPLQRYPQVLLAHGGGGRLMHQLIEEMLLATFQPNPEWRHDAARLSIPNGSDAQLAFTTDSYVVTPLFFPGGNIGSLAVHGTANDLAMAGARPRYLSLSFILEEGLPMETLWQIVQSIQAAAEQAQMRVVTGDTKVVDRGKGDGIFINTAGIGVLEHRDYIGPSAIQQGDIVLLSGDVGRHGVAILSAREGLSFETTIESDSALLAPAVLDLLEQVAVHCMRDLTRGGLASALNEIALATGQHIQLDRAIPVQPEVQGACELLGLDPLYVANEGRFVAFVPESMGAIALKCLRYYQPSAQIIGKVINSPTAQVTLKSATGSQRVLDLLSGEQLPRIC, translated from the coding sequence ATGACTGATCATTCGGCACCCGATCTAACGCCCAAAATCGCCTGTCCAATTCCGCTTCAGCGGTACCCACAGGTGCTGCTGGCTCACGGTGGCGGCGGACGCCTAATGCATCAGCTCATTGAGGAAATGCTGCTAGCAACTTTTCAGCCCAATCCCGAGTGGCGACACGATGCGGCGAGGTTGTCGATACCCAATGGCTCCGATGCTCAGCTAGCATTTACAACCGATTCCTATGTCGTGACGCCACTGTTTTTTCCGGGCGGCAATATTGGCTCTCTTGCCGTTCATGGCACTGCGAACGATTTAGCGATGGCAGGCGCAAGACCTCGATATCTTAGCTTGAGCTTTATCCTAGAAGAAGGCTTGCCGATGGAGACGCTCTGGCAAATTGTACAGTCCATTCAAGCGGCAGCGGAACAGGCGCAGATGCGTGTAGTCACTGGGGATACTAAAGTTGTTGATCGCGGTAAAGGCGATGGCATATTTATTAACACTGCTGGTATTGGTGTTTTAGAACATCGTGACTATATAGGGCCAAGCGCCATACAGCAGGGCGATATTGTTTTACTCAGCGGCGATGTGGGTAGGCATGGTGTCGCTATTCTTTCGGCGAGAGAAGGACTTAGCTTTGAGACTACGATAGAAAGCGATTCTGCGCTTTTAGCACCTGCGGTTCTCGATTTGTTGGAGCAGGTTGCTGTCCACTGTATGCGTGATTTGACCCGAGGCGGACTTGCCAGTGCTCTCAACGAGATTGCGCTAGCGACTGGCCAGCATATTCAATTAGATAGGGCTATTCCTGTACAGCCGGAGGTGCAGGGTGCATGCGAGCTGCTAGGACTCGATCCGCTGTATGTAGCCAATGAGGGGCGCTTTGTTGCCTTTGTTCCCGAGTCGATGGGAGCGATCGCGCTGAAATGCCTCCGCTACTATCAACCCTCTGCACAGATTATCGGCAAAGTTATCAATAGCCCGACCGCTCAGGTTACCTTGAAAAGCGCCACTGGTTCGCAGCGCGTCCTCGATCTGCTTAGCGGAGAGCAGCTCCCTCGTATCTGCTAA
- the hypD gene encoding hydrogenase formation protein HypD, producing the protein MKYVSEYRDEGIIERYIAAIADLITQPWTLMEICGGQTHTIVKHGLDQLLPAEVTLIHGPGCPVCVTDTAIIDQALVLAAQPDVIFCSYGDMLRVPGTETDLLSIKAQGGDVRMVYSPLDAIALAQANPNQQVVFFAVGFETTAPATAMAVHQAHQQRLDNFSVLLAHVLVPPAMETILASPHCQVQGFLAAGHVCSITGYEGYRAIAQKYRIPIVVTGFEPVDILQGIYLCLQQLETGRTEVENQYARAVAAQGNQSAQRLISQFFRVAPRTWRGLGNIEQSGLCLQDAYRYMDAQRRFSDQLQPHNGVILADADCISGLVLQGKCKPHDCVAFGNRCRPEHPLGAPMVSSEGACAAYYRYRLAS; encoded by the coding sequence ATGAAGTACGTCAGCGAGTACCGCGATGAAGGCATCATTGAGCGCTATATAGCCGCGATCGCCGATCTCATCACTCAGCCCTGGACGCTGATGGAAATCTGCGGTGGCCAGACGCATACCATCGTCAAGCACGGTCTTGACCAGCTCTTGCCAGCAGAGGTTACTCTGATTCACGGCCCTGGCTGTCCGGTTTGCGTCACCGATACCGCCATTATCGATCAGGCGCTCGTACTTGCCGCGCAGCCAGATGTCATCTTCTGTTCGTATGGCGATATGCTGCGGGTGCCGGGAACCGAAACAGATTTGCTGAGCATCAAGGCTCAGGGCGGCGATGTGCGAATGGTGTATTCTCCTTTGGACGCGATCGCCCTAGCCCAAGCCAATCCCAATCAGCAAGTTGTCTTTTTTGCCGTTGGGTTTGAGACTACCGCACCCGCCACGGCGATGGCCGTGCACCAAGCGCACCAGCAGCGGCTCGACAACTTTTCTGTTCTATTGGCCCACGTCTTAGTGCCACCGGCTATGGAGACTATTTTGGCCTCGCCCCACTGCCAGGTTCAAGGCTTTTTAGCAGCGGGCCATGTTTGTAGCATTACTGGCTATGAGGGATATCGGGCGATCGCGCAAAAATACCGCATCCCTATCGTTGTTACGGGCTTCGAGCCAGTCGATATTTTGCAAGGCATTTACCTTTGTTTGCAGCAGCTAGAAACTGGGCGCACGGAAGTCGAAAATCAGTACGCTAGAGCCGTCGCTGCTCAAGGCAATCAGTCAGCTCAGCGGCTCATCTCTCAATTCTTTCGGGTGGCGCCGCGTACCTGGCGCGGACTTGGCAATATAGAGCAGAGCGGTCTCTGTTTGCAAGATGCCTACCGCTATATGGATGCCCAGCGACGATTTTCAGACCAGCTTCAGCCTCACAATGGCGTGATCCTCGCTGACGCCGACTGCATCAGCGGCCTAGTGCTTCAAGGAAAGTGCAAACCACATGACTGCGTCGCCTTCGGCAACCGTTGCCGCCCAGAGCATCCGCTAGGCGCACCGATGGTTTCATCAGAAGGGGCCTGCGCTGCCTACTATCGCTATCGGCTTGCCTCATAG
- a CDS encoding ATP-dependent 6-phosphofructokinase — protein sequence MTDPTSSQAHPDHDGKPKKIGILTSGGDCPGLNAAIRAVVRCATRRGWEVYGIPYGTQGLINLEKGVCSIRDLQLYDHGFDLPGLLHGVDILQFLSGSVLGALNKGNPSDPSVAKEILDGYQLLGLDALVALGGDGSLDIINDLAQRGHWNWIAIPKTIDNDVPLTERSLGFDTAVDTVTRALYDLTFTAASHSRIIVVQVMGRDAGHLALQSGIAGGADVILIPEITPQLSDAVVGDICQKIVSLRQKERQFALIVVAEGVRNQNGGKEKYISDVLAQQIQLYSQRLCNTNQPEYCYLKALETRATSLGHIQRSSMPSSFDRLLAAAFGREAVELIAAKKYQRLVVWSGGKVDSQPLSHIIPAIKARHLAHQCTRPVAVDSHWVRTAGDLGIYIGLFPDSKEKEPGSKEKENLAQNTKPSSHEVCHEVRQRVPR from the coding sequence ATGACCGACCCAACTAGCTCTCAGGCCCATCCCGATCACGATGGCAAACCTAAAAAGATTGGTATTCTTACCAGCGGTGGTGACTGCCCAGGACTCAATGCCGCCATCCGCGCCGTTGTTAGATGTGCGACTAGGCGAGGCTGGGAGGTGTATGGCATCCCCTATGGCACGCAAGGACTGATCAACTTAGAGAAAGGCGTTTGCAGCATTCGAGACCTGCAGCTGTACGATCATGGGTTTGACCTACCTGGACTACTCCACGGCGTTGATATCTTGCAGTTCCTCAGCGGCAGCGTCCTAGGTGCACTCAACAAAGGAAACCCCAGCGATCCCAGCGTGGCCAAAGAGATTCTTGACGGTTACCAACTGCTGGGACTAGATGCGCTAGTGGCGCTAGGCGGCGATGGCAGCCTAGATATTATCAACGACCTGGCACAGCGGGGCCACTGGAACTGGATTGCCATTCCCAAAACCATCGATAACGACGTGCCACTGACCGAGCGATCGCTTGGTTTTGATACGGCTGTAGACACCGTCACCCGCGCCCTCTATGACCTGACGTTTACCGCCGCAAGCCACAGCCGCATCATTGTTGTTCAGGTGATGGGGCGCGATGCGGGCCACTTGGCGCTGCAGTCCGGGATTGCTGGCGGTGCAGATGTGATTCTCATTCCAGAGATTACGCCGCAGCTTAGCGATGCGGTGGTTGGTGATATTTGTCAAAAGATTGTGAGCCTGCGGCAAAAAGAGAGACAGTTTGCGCTGATCGTAGTGGCTGAAGGCGTGCGTAACCAAAACGGCGGGAAAGAAAAATACATTAGCGATGTGCTGGCTCAGCAAATTCAGCTTTACAGCCAGCGGCTTTGCAATACCAACCAGCCAGAATACTGCTATCTCAAAGCCTTAGAAACGCGAGCCACCTCATTGGGTCATATCCAGCGGAGCAGCATGCCCTCTTCTTTTGACCGTTTGCTGGCTGCCGCTTTTGGCCGTGAAGCCGTCGAGCTGATTGCCGCGAAGAAATATCAGCGGCTGGTGGTTTGGTCTGGCGGAAAAGTAGACAGTCAGCCGCTTAGCCATATCATTCCAGCAATTAAGGCGCGTCACCTGGCCCATCAATGTACGAGACCCGTTGCCGTTGATAGCCACTGGGTGCGGACGGCTGGCGATTTAGGTATCTATATCGGCCTCTTTCCTGACTCAAAAGAGAAAGAGCCTGGCTCAAAAGAGAAAGAGAACCTAGCACAAAACACGAAGCCATCTAGTCATGAGGTATGCCATGAAGTACGTCAGCGAGTACCGCGATGA
- a CDS encoding dihydroorotate dehydrogenase-like protein, protein MDISTTYLGMTLRSPLVVGACGPLTEDLSHLRQMEDAGAGAIVLHSLFEEQLQRDRLELDYYMTQGSESYAEALTYFPKRPAFPDALFPVGATTYLDHIASAKAMVDIPIIASLNGTTPGGWTRYAEQLEEAGADAIELNIYAVPTQPETTALQVEQTYCEIVRGVTYAVNIPVAVKLSPYFSNLANFAESLTRAGTDGLVLFNRFYQPDIDIEALEVSPQVLLSTSQDLRLPLRWIAILYGTLPIDFAATSGVHQAQDAIKLLMAGASTTQMVSALLRYGIDHLHRVEQDLRDWLEAHEYDSLEQLQGSMSQVNCPDPSAFERAQYLKSIQTYRLHQNTV, encoded by the coding sequence ATGGATATCTCAACAACTTATTTAGGCATGACCTTGCGCTCTCCTTTAGTGGTCGGGGCCTGTGGGCCATTGACCGAAGATCTCTCGCATCTGCGGCAGATGGAAGACGCTGGGGCCGGGGCGATTGTGCTTCACTCTTTATTTGAAGAACAGCTACAGCGCGATCGCTTAGAGCTAGATTACTATATGACGCAGGGTAGCGAGAGCTACGCTGAAGCCCTCACCTACTTCCCAAAACGGCCTGCCTTCCCTGACGCTCTCTTTCCGGTCGGAGCAACGACCTATCTAGATCACATCGCCTCGGCCAAAGCGATGGTGGATATCCCGATTATTGCCAGTCTCAACGGGACAACGCCCGGCGGCTGGACCCGCTATGCCGAACAATTAGAAGAAGCAGGAGCTGATGCGATTGAGCTGAATATCTACGCGGTGCCTACTCAGCCAGAAACCACTGCTTTGCAGGTTGAACAAACTTATTGCGAGATTGTTCGAGGGGTTACCTACGCGGTGAATATTCCCGTCGCCGTCAAGCTCAGTCCCTATTTCTCTAATCTGGCCAACTTTGCAGAAAGCCTGACTAGAGCCGGAACCGATGGCCTGGTTCTGTTCAATCGGTTCTACCAGCCTGATATTGACATCGAGGCGCTAGAAGTCTCCCCACAAGTGCTGCTGAGCACTTCTCAAGATCTGCGCCTGCCGCTGAGGTGGATTGCTATTTTGTACGGCACGCTGCCGATAGATTTCGCGGCAACCAGCGGCGTGCATCAGGCTCAAGATGCGATCAAGCTGCTGATGGCAGGAGCAAGTACAACTCAGATGGTGAGCGCTTTGCTACGTTACGGCATCGACCATCTGCACCGCGTAGAACAAGATCTAAGAGATTGGCTAGAAGCGCATGAGTACGACTCACTAGAACAGCTTCAGGGCAGCATGAGCCAAGTCAACTGCCCCGACCCGAGTGCCTTTGAGCGAGCCCAATATCTCAAATCGATCCAAACCTACCGACTTCATCAAAACACCGTATAA
- the nifJ gene encoding pyruvate:ferredoxin (flavodoxin) oxidoreductase, with protein sequence MQAKNPVEVQTKAQFVTLDGNEAVARIAYALNEVIAIYPITPASPMGEWADAWSAEQRPNLWGSVPAIVEMQSEGGVAGAVHGALQTGALTTTFTASQGLLLMLPNLHKIAGELTPCVIHVAARSVAAQALSIFGDHSDVMAARGTGFGMLCSASVQEAQDMAAIATAASFASRIPFIHFFDGFRTSHEIQKIELLSTEQLRELMDDEAIAQHRLRSLSPDHPVIRGTAQNPDVFFQAREAVNPYYQEGAGIVEQTMERFAQLTGRLYRPFEYWGSPTAERVVVLMGSGCETAQETVDALNRSGENVGVVKVRLYRPFDTRRLVAVLPKTVKAISVLDRTKEPGSSGEPLYLDVLTALLEQRFTAPDNSFPIIVGGRYGLSSKEFTPAMVEGIFKNLLWDSFQRNLPDPKDHFTIGIDDDLTHSSLNYDPTLSIEPAETLRAVFYGLGSDGTVGANKNTIKIIGELPNTYAQGYFVYDSKKSGSVTISHLRFGPRPIHSPYLITQANFVACHQWPLLDKIDVLAPAVQGGTLLLNSPYTPEETWQRLPERTQMQIVQKQLKVFAINAYQVARAAGMGGRINTVMQTSFFALADILPQQEAIAAIKASILKTYRRKGEAVVEMNLKAVDQTLQNLYTIPIPQDTKVGSLPPMKPAVASDAPPFVQSVLGKMMQRQGDSLPVSALPCDGTYPTGTTQWEKRNIAQSIPVWDPEVCVQCAKCVMVCPHSVIRAKAYDPSLLRKAPKTFLHTEAREWEGKAFTLQVAAEDCTGCGICVDVCPAKNKAVPRLKAINMTPVYQPSQTEALDNRADQGTEEQTAEEQSAEKSETLGDLRQQEKPNWDFFLALPALDRQRLSLRKISQQQMQEPLFEFSGACAGCGETPYLKLLTQLFGDRLLVANATGCSSIYGGNLPTTPWSHNAQGRGPAWSNSLFEDNAEFGLGFRVSIDKQTEYAAELLEKIASADRFRESALVPVAKEILQAQQQDEADIVEQRERLDLIRGMLGKMRETGVSVALDQDIQRFLSLADYLAKKSVWIVGGDGWAYDIGYGGLDHVLSGDRNVNILVLDTEVYSNTGGQQSKATPKGAVAKFAAAGKTSAKKDLGLMAMTYGSAYVASVAMGARDEHTLKAFLEAEAYEGPSLIIAYSHCIAHGIDMARAMSHQKAIVDSGRWLLYRYDPRRQTDEGGGLIIDSRSPKLPVEASMYEENRFKMLAHSHPETAKRLLQQVQQDVKTRWQFYQYLARSQNPRAQVSPEKHL encoded by the coding sequence ATGCAAGCTAAAAACCCAGTTGAAGTTCAAACAAAAGCTCAGTTTGTAACGCTAGACGGCAATGAAGCGGTTGCTCGAATTGCCTATGCGCTCAATGAAGTCATTGCGATTTATCCGATTACACCTGCCTCTCCTATGGGTGAATGGGCAGATGCCTGGTCAGCAGAACAAAGACCTAATCTGTGGGGCAGCGTTCCGGCTATTGTCGAGATGCAGAGCGAAGGCGGGGTAGCCGGGGCGGTGCATGGCGCCCTCCAAACAGGCGCACTCACAACCACGTTTACTGCTTCGCAAGGGCTGCTGTTGATGCTGCCTAATCTGCACAAAATCGCTGGGGAGCTAACGCCCTGCGTGATTCATGTGGCGGCGCGTTCGGTGGCGGCTCAGGCCCTCTCTATTTTTGGTGACCATAGCGATGTGATGGCGGCGCGGGGCACTGGGTTTGGCATGCTGTGCTCAGCGTCGGTGCAAGAAGCCCAAGATATGGCCGCGATCGCCACCGCTGCCTCTTTTGCCAGCCGCATTCCTTTTATTCACTTTTTCGATGGCTTTCGCACCTCTCACGAAATTCAAAAAATCGAGCTGCTTTCAACAGAACAACTGCGAGAGTTAATGGACGATGAGGCGATTGCTCAGCACCGGCTGCGATCTCTCAGTCCCGATCACCCAGTCATTAGAGGCACCGCCCAAAATCCCGACGTGTTTTTTCAGGCAAGAGAAGCCGTCAATCCATACTACCAAGAGGGCGCTGGCATTGTAGAACAAACCATGGAACGCTTCGCTCAGCTCACCGGGCGGCTGTATCGTCCCTTTGAGTACTGGGGTAGTCCTACGGCTGAGCGAGTGGTTGTGTTAATGGGATCTGGCTGCGAGACTGCCCAAGAGACCGTGGATGCTTTGAACAGATCAGGAGAAAACGTAGGCGTTGTAAAGGTCCGTCTCTATCGGCCCTTTGATACCCGGCGGCTGGTGGCTGTTTTGCCCAAAACAGTTAAAGCTATCAGTGTGCTAGATCGGACTAAAGAACCCGGTAGCAGCGGTGAGCCCCTTTATCTAGATGTGCTGACCGCACTATTAGAACAGCGATTTACGGCTCCAGACAATAGCTTTCCTATAATTGTGGGCGGTCGCTATGGATTGTCTTCCAAAGAATTTACGCCAGCGATGGTAGAAGGCATCTTCAAGAATCTACTGTGGGACAGCTTTCAGCGCAACTTACCCGACCCCAAAGATCACTTTACCATCGGTATTGACGACGATCTCACCCACTCCAGCCTCAACTACGATCCTACCCTTTCAATTGAGCCAGCAGAAACGCTGCGCGCGGTGTTCTATGGACTTGGATCGGACGGTACAGTAGGCGCGAACAAAAACACAATAAAAATTATTGGCGAGCTGCCTAACACCTACGCCCAGGGCTACTTCGTCTACGACTCCAAGAAATCGGGCTCGGTGACTATCTCTCACTTGCGCTTTGGCCCTCGGCCGATTCACTCGCCTTATCTGATTACGCAGGCTAACTTTGTTGCCTGCCATCAGTGGCCCTTGTTAGACAAAATTGATGTTTTAGCACCGGCTGTGCAGGGAGGAACGCTGCTGCTCAATTCTCCTTACACACCAGAAGAAACCTGGCAGCGGCTGCCTGAGAGAACCCAGATGCAGATTGTTCAAAAGCAGCTCAAGGTCTTTGCGATCAACGCCTATCAGGTCGCTCGCGCAGCGGGAATGGGCGGGCGAATTAATACTGTAATGCAGACCAGCTTTTTTGCCCTAGCAGATATCTTACCTCAGCAGGAGGCGATCGCGGCCATCAAAGCCTCCATTCTCAAAACCTACCGGCGCAAAGGCGAAGCTGTCGTTGAAATGAACCTGAAAGCTGTCGATCAAACGCTGCAAAATCTGTATACCATTCCGATTCCACAGGACACAAAAGTTGGCTCGCTGCCCCCGATGAAACCAGCAGTTGCTAGCGACGCCCCTCCGTTTGTGCAGTCTGTATTAGGAAAGATGATGCAAAGGCAAGGCGATAGCCTGCCTGTCAGCGCTCTGCCTTGCGACGGCACCTATCCTACTGGCACGACTCAATGGGAAAAGCGCAATATTGCCCAGTCCATTCCTGTGTGGGACCCAGAAGTCTGCGTGCAGTGTGCAAAATGCGTCATGGTTTGCCCACACAGCGTGATTCGCGCCAAAGCATACGATCCTAGCCTTTTACGGAAAGCACCCAAGACTTTCTTGCATACTGAGGCTCGCGAATGGGAGGGCAAGGCGTTTACCCTTCAAGTCGCAGCAGAAGACTGCACTGGCTGCGGCATCTGTGTGGATGTGTGCCCGGCCAAAAACAAAGCAGTGCCTCGACTAAAGGCGATTAATATGACGCCGGTTTACCAGCCGTCTCAAACTGAGGCCTTAGATAATCGTGCAGACCAGGGCACAGAAGAACAGACCGCAGAAGAACAATCAGCCGAGAAGTCAGAAACTCTTGGTGATTTGCGACAGCAGGAGAAACCAAATTGGGATTTCTTCTTAGCTCTGCCCGCGCTAGATCGACAGCGGCTCAGCCTTCGCAAAATTAGTCAGCAGCAGATGCAAGAGCCGCTATTTGAATTTTCGGGAGCCTGCGCGGGCTGTGGAGAAACGCCCTATCTCAAGCTGCTCACTCAGCTGTTTGGCGATCGCCTCCTAGTGGCCAATGCCACTGGCTGCTCCTCTATCTACGGCGGCAACTTGCCCACCACACCCTGGAGCCACAATGCTCAGGGCCGAGGCCCAGCCTGGTCCAATTCACTGTTTGAGGACAACGCCGAGTTTGGCTTGGGCTTTAGAGTCTCGATCGATAAGCAAACGGAGTATGCCGCTGAGCTGTTAGAGAAAATTGCCAGTGCAGACAGATTTAGAGAATCGGCGCTAGTGCCCGTTGCCAAAGAGATTCTGCAGGCGCAACAGCAAGACGAAGCCGATATTGTAGAACAGCGTGAGCGGCTAGATCTGATTCGAGGAATGCTAGGGAAAATGCGTGAAACTGGCGTTTCAGTAGCGCTTGACCAGGACATTCAGCGATTTCTCTCGCTCGCAGACTATCTAGCGAAAAAGAGCGTGTGGATCGTTGGCGGTGATGGCTGGGCTTATGACATTGGCTATGGCGGACTAGACCATGTGCTGAGCGGCGATCGCAATGTCAATATTCTCGTACTCGATACCGAAGTCTATTCCAACACGGGCGGGCAGCAGTCCAAGGCCACGCCTAAAGGTGCAGTGGCCAAATTTGCCGCTGCGGGCAAAACCTCCGCCAAAAAAGACTTAGGTCTGATGGCTATGACCTACGGCAGCGCCTACGTTGCCAGCGTTGCGATGGGCGCTCGTGATGAGCATACGCTCAAAGCCTTTTTAGAAGCCGAGGCTTATGAGGGCCCCTCACTGATTATTGCCTACTCGCACTGCATTGCTCACGGCATCGACATGGCTCGGGCGATGAGTCATCAAAAGGCCATTGTCGACTCTGGCCGATGGCTGCTATACCGCTACGACCCGCGTCGTCAGACCGATGAGGGCGGCGGTCTAATCATAGATAGCCGTTCGCCAAAGCTGCCGGTAGAGGCATCTATGTACGAGGAAAACCGCTTCAAGATGCTGGCTCACAGTCATCCTGAAACGGCGAAGCGGCTGCTTCAGCAGGTGCAGCAAGACGTCAAAACTAGGTGGCAATTCTATCAGTATTTAGCGCGCTCACAGAACCCTCGGGCTCAAGTCTCTCCAGAGAAACACCTCTAA
- a CDS encoding universal stress protein, giving the protein MTSVPFQTILVAIDDTEVSNRALAAATTLASALDAKLMIVHALNPHDVHRTRLSPAAASIYSGEEAAAERAYEQEWLSYVSRYESMLKRKTDEAIAAGVDADFIHPHGSPESVLCELARTHNVSLLVVGSHQRTGMAEIMLGSTSNYIVHHAPCSVLVVYAGEQAVDSASVESEPASA; this is encoded by the coding sequence ATGACTTCTGTTCCATTTCAAACTATTTTGGTGGCCATTGATGACACCGAGGTGAGCAACAGAGCGCTGGCGGCGGCCACCACATTGGCTAGCGCCCTCGACGCGAAGCTGATGATTGTGCATGCGCTCAATCCGCACGATGTTCATAGAACGCGACTGTCCCCTGCAGCCGCTTCTATCTATAGCGGTGAAGAAGCAGCGGCTGAGCGCGCCTATGAACAGGAATGGCTCAGCTATGTCAGCCGCTACGAGTCGATGCTAAAGCGGAAGACGGACGAGGCGATCGCCGCTGGCGTAGACGCCGATTTCATTCACCCACACGGCTCGCCAGAATCGGTACTTTGCGAACTAGCCCGAACTCACAACGTCAGTCTGCTAGTGGTAGGCAGTCACCAGCGCACAGGCATGGCCGAGATAATGCTGGGCAGCACCAGTAACTACATTGTCCATCATGCGCCTTGTTCGGTTCTAGTTGTCTATGCCGGAGAGCAAGCTGTCGATTCAGCCTCTGTAGAAAGCGAACCTGCGAGCGCATAG
- a CDS encoding universal stress protein — protein sequence MYNRILVALDTLEPAVFETAVDIAAVTEATLLLLHVLSEQDLASPPSPSAIAREYATPICEQSQATYQAQWRSYVDQSLETLRDYVSRAEAAGVIADFLQTRNAPGQGICQTAKSWQADLIVMGSHHRQGIEEIVLGSVSNYVMHHAPCSVMIIALDSEQNEPAAAVAASHVAV from the coding sequence ATGTACAACAGAATACTGGTGGCGCTCGATACGCTAGAGCCTGCTGTTTTCGAGACGGCTGTAGACATCGCCGCCGTAACAGAGGCCACTCTACTTTTACTGCACGTCCTCTCGGAGCAAGATCTAGCCAGTCCACCCTCGCCGAGCGCGATCGCCCGAGAGTATGCTACGCCGATATGCGAACAGTCGCAAGCAACCTACCAGGCGCAGTGGCGAAGCTACGTCGATCAAAGCCTAGAAACATTGCGCGACTATGTCAGCCGGGCCGAAGCTGCAGGCGTCATCGCTGACTTTTTGCAAACGAGAAACGCACCGGGTCAGGGCATCTGTCAGACGGCCAAGAGCTGGCAAGCAGATTTGATCGTGATGGGTAGCCACCATCGCCAAGGAATCGAAGAGATCGTACTAGGCAGCGTCAGTAACTATGTCATGCACCACGCCCCCTGTTCGGTGATGATTATCGCTCTAGACTCTGAGCAGAATGAGCCAGCAGCGGCTGTGGCTGCCTCGCATGTGGCTGTGTAG
- a CDS encoding DUF4010 domain-containing protein: protein MDWTIVTRLAIALALGLILGTERGWENQQVENWQNSAEEAAAGLRSFGIVGLLGGLTVLLAGASNPLLIAGLFLGFSLLVTASYWLTAKRTHDFGITTELTLLLTFCLGALSVVGYTAESIAVAVVVAAILGFKQEMHSSIHKLNRAELLATLQLLLIAVVALPLLPNQPLGPWQAVNPRTVGLLVMLISATAYGGYFAVRLLGERLGLLLTAILGGLVSSTAVTIAFARMNKQANVSPMLLGAGISLAAGTMALRLLVEIAVVNADLLSVLVPPMACLSIVPLVATVAISYMLSRRASAQKSATRRAASNLPAAVKLGNPIDLRSALIYSGGLTLLFVLVRAAEAWLGESGIYLLSAISGIADVDAVSLSLAASANSGLAHSIAVRGILLAVAVNTLVKAGIALAIGGYRLARWSTTILIASLGLGGVTALIYIN, encoded by the coding sequence ATGGATTGGACGATTGTCACTAGGTTAGCGATCGCACTCGCATTGGGTCTCATTCTCGGCACAGAACGGGGATGGGAAAATCAGCAGGTTGAAAACTGGCAGAATTCGGCAGAAGAAGCGGCCGCCGGGCTGCGTAGCTTTGGCATTGTTGGGCTGTTGGGTGGTCTGACTGTGCTGCTAGCGGGTGCGAGCAATCCGCTTTTGATCGCTGGGCTATTTCTAGGATTTTCGCTGTTAGTCACCGCTTCCTACTGGCTCACCGCCAAGCGAACGCACGATTTTGGTATCACGACCGAGCTAACGCTGCTGTTGACCTTTTGCTTGGGCGCCCTCTCGGTGGTCGGCTACACAGCCGAATCGATCGCCGTGGCAGTGGTGGTCGCTGCGATCTTGGGCTTTAAGCAAGAAATGCACAGTTCGATTCACAAGCTCAATCGGGCAGAGCTGCTGGCGACGCTGCAGCTACTGTTGATTGCGGTCGTAGCACTGCCGCTGCTGCCAAATCAGCCACTCGGGCCTTGGCAGGCGGTCAATCCGCGCACGGTGGGTTTACTGGTGATGCTGATTTCGGCGACGGCCTATGGCGGCTATTTTGCGGTGCGGCTGTTGGGCGAGCGCCTGGGCCTTTTGCTCACAGCAATCCTAGGCGGGCTGGTTTCTTCTACAGCGGTGACGATCGCGTTTGCCCGGATGAACAAGCAGGCAAACGTGTCACCGATGCTGCTAGGGGCGGGCATTTCTTTGGCTGCTGGCACAATGGCGCTGCGGCTGCTAGTAGAAATTGCTGTGGTCAATGCCGATTTATTATCCGTACTGGTGCCGCCGATGGCCTGCTTGTCTATTGTGCCGCTAGTGGCAACGGTGGCGATCTCATACATGCTTAGTCGTCGCGCCTCGGCTCAGAAATCAGCGACGCGGCGAGCGGCGTCAAACCTACCAGCAGCTGTCAAATTGGGCAATCCTATCGATTTGAGATCGGCACTGATCTACAGCGGTGGACTGACGCTGCTGTTTGTTCTAGTTCGCGCGGCTGAGGCTTGGCTCGGCGAGTCAGGCATCTACTTACTCTCTGCTATTTCAGGAATTGCGGATGTCGATGCGGTCAGTCTTTCTTTGGCAGCCTCTGCCAACAGCGGCCTCGCTCATAGCATAGCCGTCCGAGGTATCTTGCTAGCGGTGGCTGTGAATACGCTGGTGAAAGCGGGCATCGCCTTGGCGATCGGTGGCTATCGGCTGGCTCGCTGGAGCACGACTATTTTAATCGCATCGTTGGGGTTGGGCGGTGTCACCGCTTTGATCTATATAAATTAG